The window TCGCCCCAGTCGTACGCGATCAGGAGCCGTTCCAATGCCTCGCGCGCCGGCTGCCATAGGGGATCGTGTTCCCAGCTGGTCCGCGCGGCGTCCGTGGATGCGAGCCGGTCCCCATGGGCGTTCGCGAGAACCTTCGTCCAGTAGGCCACGCGCTGGATACGGCGCATCTCATCCGCGGCCTGGAAGTTGGCGCAGTTGGTGATGAAAGATGATGGGGCCATCTGGCCTACGTACAGTCCCGTCATCTGCAGGATGTGCAGCGGAAAGCGTAGTGGTACGAGTAGCCGTTCGAGCGTCGCCACCCACTCCGGAGTCAGGCCCCGGGCAGACTCCCCGCGTTCGTGTTGGTCGATGAGTTTGTCGACGAACACTTCCCGCTCGTCCTGCACTGCAACGTAGTCCCTATAGGTGAGCTTGTAGGGGGTCGCGGAACTGCTCCCAGTCCTCTACCTGGAATGGTGAGCCTTCCCGGTACTGCAGATACCAACCATTGAGGGGCATTCCTGCATGTTCGAACGGTTGCGGATCGCGACGGAAGTGGGTGTGGAACTTCGATGTGACGACCTCGTACGGCGTCGGCTTGCGCCGCACATCCCCCCAAGAGGCTCCATGTCTTGGGTTTGGGCTTGATCCTCGTCTTGGACGCCATCTCAATCTTTCCTTTCCAGAAACCAAACAATCTCTTCGTCGTTGACCTGCTTCATGCGACCGGCGAATCCGCTCAGTGCCGGCTCGAGTTCCACCAGTGGAAAGGCCCGCCCGAGTTCCCGCTCCAGGCTGAGTTGGGTGAGCCGGCAGTACTCGGGCACTTGAATGCGGACATACCCTCCCTCGTCGTGTACTTGGACATCCGAGTCCGGGTTGTCAGCGATGATCGCGTCCGCAACGGCATCGGCCAGGTCCATGTCGAGTCCGCGCATGAGCGGTCCCACCATCTTGAGTCTCACGTCTGCCATCTCCGCCTTCTAGCTGTCATTCGCTCGGTTGTGATGTCGTACGCCGTCGCTCGGTATGCCAACTTGGATCTGTTCATCGGCGACGCGGACGGGGAACCGGTAGAGCCGGCAGCCTGTGGGGTTGAGTCCGTTTCCGGTTCGCATGTCGAACTGCCAGTGATGTCCGGGACATTCGAGGACACCCGATTCGTCGTTCCAGTTCCCGTCGGCGAGCAACACTTCCTGGTGCGGACACATGCCCTGGAAAGCCAGGATCTCGCCACCGACGTGGTGCACCAGCAGAATCTGCTCCCCGTGCAACTCCACGTCGATGATGTCGCCTTCCCACAGTTCGTCGAGTTCGAGTGCGTCGGCCCATTCGTCCTCCACGTGACTCATCGATACCCCACCTGCAGCACATCGAGCGGGGCTACCCCCGCATCGGCCACGGTGGCGGTGTCCGCGAGTACCTGGCCGTGGAACCGGACTCGCAGAGGCCCGGGCTGGGGCGCGACGCGTCGGCCGGCGGCGTGGTGTGCCACCTTCTCCGCGACGACCGACATCGGGTCCGCGTCGTCGATCGGTATGAGCATGACGACGAAGTCATCGTCGAATATCCCTTGCACTGGAAATAAAGCCATCTCGAGCCTCCTTCTCAGCTGGCCCGGTCGCTGCCGGGTTGCCCGGCGAACGCCCATGCGTAGTTCGTTGCGTCCTGTCCTTGTTCCTCCGGCGACAGACTCATGTAGTCCAGGGCGCCGTCGATAGTCGGTGGTTGGATGACCCCGCTCAAGAAGCGATCAATGATCGTGAGTTGCCCGGCGAAGCGCTCCGGGTTCTGCTCATAGACCCACTTGCATGGTTCTGAACAGAAAAGGAGGCGGCGATCGGCCGTGTCCACTATCAGCGGCTCGGGAGTGTCCAACTTGCCGGCCAGGAAGCCGGCTGGGTTGACGAGCGGGATCTGGCACATGTTGCAGACCATCGGAAACGTTTCGGGCAGTGTGAGTTCGGTCTTTCCGGCGCGGACGTTCTCAGTGATTACGTCCCATACCTTGCCGAACGTATCGTTCCAGCCGGGGTACTTCTCCTCGAGCCATACGCGTTCCTCAGGCGAGACACCTGCATCAGGGTTCCACCAGACGGTCGGTCGCCACGTCCATACGCCAAGATGAAGGCCGTGGTGATACCAGTCCAACTCCTCGAGGAAATGGTCTTCCCAATACCACGGAACCTCGAGCCCGAAGTCTCGAAACTGATCCATGAACTGTTTGATCACCATCTCGCTCATGAACTCCTTGAACGAATGCTTGCGGTGCTCGAGGGGCGTGTAGTAGTCCATCGACAAACCGGTCAGCAGAGCGAAGATATGCCAGGTGCGCCAGAACATATGATCGACGAGCTTTTGCGCGACGTCCGCTCGGCCGTTGGTGATGAGGACCTTGATCGTCGGTTCCCCCTGCTGCGCATGCCGGGCCTCGTCCGTCTGGATAGACGAGATCAATGACGCGAAATCGACGTCGCCGACCTTCATCGCGTCGGCAGCCATTCCAAGGAACTGCAAGTTCGTGAATCCGGTCTCGAAGGTGAAGGTCAGCTGGATGGCCGTGGATACAGCGTCGTTAGCCGTGAACATGTCGTCGAAGAGGCTGCGTGCAGCGACCGCACCCCATTCGTTGGTATGAAACGCCTTGTGCGCCCAATCTGCTCGAGGTTCCTTCGCCAGCAGTCCGTGGGGAACGAAGGTCTGAATCTGGCCGTGCCTGGTCTCGTCGAGCGTCCCGTAAGTGGCCATGTTCCGCCACGCCGCACAACGGCCGAACCGCCCCATGCGGGCTTCACCGAGACCGGCGAGATACTCGGGAACTGCGATGGCACCGTAATGCGCCAGGATCGCCGACTTCCAACCGGGGTCGAGGCTTTCGTACATCGCCGACCGGGCGAGGATGGAATTGACCGCGTATACAGATGTGTCCTTGTCGACCTGATTGTGGACGTACTCCGGGTATGTGATTTTGTACGGTTCGTCCCAGATCCACCACTTCTCCGCCGGTACTCCGTAGCTGTTGGACTGAATCTGCGGCCACACCTGATCTTCCTCGACATATCGGAGTGTCCAGTTCATGTCCCGCGTCAGGTCGTACCATTCGGATCGCGCCAACTGTGGCATGTTGTCTTCCTTACCCTTGTTCTTGGTGTGCGGACCGTGCCGTGCCGCAAGCCGCGGCCGCTGTCGAAGTCTCATGTCCCGGCCCGGTGGCCTGCACCGGACTCGCAATGGTGAATAAAACGCTCGCCGAATGCGTCCGAAAGCCGGCAACAAGGTGTTTCGTATGCCTATGAGGCCGGTACTCGTACGCTCCGCTGTCAAAATCGAGCGCAGGGCCGCGGGCGACTTCGGTCACTCGAGGTGCCCGAATGCGCACTCGGCAACTCCCGCCGATCCGATCCCTCTTATCCGAGCGTTCGATGTAATTCGAAGGTGTGCAGCACAACGAGCGTGCCGTCCCCGAGGCGAGACGGCCGAATTGCAACCTCGCCCTTGCCGATCGGGACGGTGTCGTCCACGACCAGAGAGAACTCGCACCGGTCGTATCCGGGTGCGTTCACGTGTATCTCGATCGCATTGGTAGCAGCACATGAACCATGCGCCAGTATCTCGAAGACTCCCTCGGGCTCGGCGTCGAGGAGTACCCCCCATACTCCGACAACGGCGCCGGTCACTGCGGTGCCATCCTCGCCGACGATCTCACCCGCCAGAAGGAGTTCAGTGGTCCCGATGTCAAATTCACGCATCGTGAACGCCACGGGTGAGGCGAGATGTGTCAAGCTCGCCTTGGGGGGCTCGACGCTGGTGACGGACATATGAATCCTCTCCTCCTTATCCGGACGGCCGGTAGTCCTACCGAGTCCGATCCATGCGGGAATGCCGGTAAAGCACATGAAACAACTAAATTACACAGGCGCACAAAGTAATTCGCGGACTCGACGGTCGAGTGCCAGTCCTCCGCCGTCGATCCAGGTCTCCGACGGAAGCACATGATCCGGACGGGACGGCCCGTGCCTTCCAATCAATGCGTTCTCCCTCGATCGATGACCAGAGGGGAGGCGGTGTGCTGGCGCGGGGTTTTGTCCCCTGTCTGACTCTGACGACATATCGCCATGACGCTCACCTTCTTTCATAGCTACGTCCGAATGGGTCCTCGCTCGTGTAGGCAAAATGTTAGGTGCATCACACATCGACGAGTGTCCACCTGGCGCAGGGACTGGCCGGATTGCGCAACGAGTTCGAAATCGGGCGGATCGCCGTTTACTACGTTCGTAGTACGGGTTTGCGATGGCGGAGGCTCTACCCGCCTTCGGTCGTCGGCGGCGAAACGGCCGGAGTGTCGGAAACCCGGCGATAGGCCACATCGGTGCGGATCCGCCTGAACTCAGGCCCTGGTGGGCGCGTTCGAGCCGGATTTCGCGAGATAGAACAGGGGTGAGAGATAGACGTACCGTGCGGATCTGTCCTGCAGGTGCGTGCGCTGACTCCGACGAGTTGCGCCAGTTTGCTGACGGTGCACGGCTCCTCGGTGGGCGTGGATCACAGCGAGGATCGTCTTGATCGTGCGGGTTGGGCGGCAGCCGGTACCGACCGGATCAGCAGTCCGAGTAGGCATAACTGCCGCGAGGAGTAGACCGGTGCTCAACGCTTGTACCGACTGCGGGAGATGAGCGGTTGTGCCGCAGGCTGTGGTCCGCGTTCCGGTCGCCGGTGAGGGGTCGGACCAGCGCCAACCAGCTTGCGCCCTTCCGGCTGGACAGATCGAGTGCCGGGTCGAACGTCGCCAACGTACAGGGCGTCCGCCCGCCCACGGGCGAAGCGCAATGCGAAGACTTACCGGGCTGCTGTTATCAGTCCCGGGCACCGCCCTGATCGCGCCCGAGTCGATCGAGCGAGACACATTCGTCCAGGGGAGGTGCACCCCTTGACGCCGGCAACCGCGTGCAGGCCGCGGCAGCCACAGGATCGCGCCTCCTTGCTGTAGCGCAAGCTGAACATCTTCGACATGGCAGTCAGTGACGGTTCGCCGCTGCTGCCCGGATGACATGAGCTGCGCTCCACGTCGGCGCTCGTACCGGTACGAGCGCCGAGGCCACCCCGGTCACGCGTGGGCGAGGCCCGAATCGGTCCGCTCACACACAATCGACTTTCGACGACACGTGCCCACCAATCGCGGCCGGGCAGCCACGTGAGGATCGCCACGAGACGCTCCGCGGCAGCACGTGCGCCTGCCCTCGATGAGCGTGATTCCTCCCCGGCAGCCCACACCGGAAACGTCACCCGGATCGTCGTCGCCGACGGATTGGCCGGCGTGCTGTTCCTCGCCTCGCCCTTCACCAAGAACCGGGCACCGAGGCCTCGGCACCGACTAGCACGGTGTGCAGAAACATCGTCTCCACCATCGGCTGGCACCCGTCTACCCGTTCGGCGTCCTGGTCACCTACGCGCTGCCAGCCCGCGACGGGCCGGAACGGGCATGTCGAGTTCGCGTGGCGATGAACCGACCGCGGCGCGGTGTGACCGGCGTCACAATGGCTGTAGACTTTGATGTTGTGACCGAGCCTGTGCCGTCGACTCGGCGGCAGGGGCGGACATGACTGAGAAGCGGACGACCTCCGTTCCCCGCCACGAATCGAACTGCCTATGTCCGAGGCCAAGCCTGAAGACACTCAGCGCGACCAGGGTCCCGATGCAGTCGGTGCCGAACTCGATGCCGAGGGGTTCGAGGAGGCGCACGAGATCGGCCGGGGCGGATTCGGCACGGTCTACCGATGTTGGGAAAGTTCACTCGATCGAGTCGTGGCGGTCAAGATTCTCTCTGCGGACCTCGATACCGAAAGCCGCAGGCGTTTCGTCCGTGAGCAAAAGGCAATGGCTCAGCTCTCTGGACACCCCAACGTGGTGGAAGTGCTTCAGGCCGGAGTCACCATTAGGGGTCGTCCGTTCATCGTGATGCCTTATCACCGTCGCGACTCCCTTCGGGTGCGAATTCACCGCGGTGGTCCGCTCAACTGGCCCGAGGCACTGCGGATAGGAGTGAAACTTGCAGGAGCGCTCGAGACTGCGCACCGCCTCGGCATATTGCATCGCGACGTCAAGCCGGGCAATGTCCTGCTCACCGGATACGGTGAACCGCAGCTCACTGATTTCGGGATCGCGCGCATCATGGGAGCATTCGAGACCGCAACCGGAGCAGTGGTCGGCTCGCCCGCCTACACCGCCCCGGAAGTGCTCAACGGTGCGCGTCCCACCGCCGCATCCGATGTGTACAGCCTCGGCGCCACCTTGTTTTGCCTCGTCACCGGCCATGCGGCCCTCGAGCGTCACAGTGGCGAAGATGTCGTCGCGCAGTTTCTGCGCGTCGCCTCCGCGCCGGTGCCCAACCTCCAAGGGGCGTTCCCTCGGGATTTCGTTCGCGCTATCGAATGTGCGATGGCAAGTGCGCCCGCGGATCGACCGGCATCGGCTGCGGACTTTGGCAACCAGCTCCGCGACGTCCAACGCCGTCATGGCCATCGCGTCGACGACATGGCCCTCGACCAAGACGTCGACCAGCCGCATTCCCGCGAGGAGCCCCACCAGGACGCTTGGCGCGCGAAATCACCGATCAGCCACGCTTCGAGCCCCGTCGCACGTTCGCCCGCGGCCGCACCCCCCAGCGTCGCAACCAAATTTCGGCCGCCCACCGCCGCACGTGCCCTCGTCGGGCGCATGAGATTGATCGATCGGATGCGCGCTGCCGAACGCAAACGGTTGATCGTGATTCACGCACCAGCAGGATTCGGCAAGAGCACCCTGGCCGCACAGTGGCGCGACGTCCTTATTGCCGAGGGCGTTTCGGTTGCCTGGTTCAGCATCGACAATGACGACAACAACGTCATCTGGTTTCTGGGGCATCTGGTCGAAGCCATCCAACAGGTACGGCCCAATCTGGCGACGGAGCTACGACAAGAACTCGAGGAACATGGTGACGAAGCTGAGCGATACGTTGTGACGTCACTGATCAACGAAATACACTCTACACGAGAGCGATTCGCAGTGATAGTCGACGACTGGCACCGGATCTCCGATCCCGAGACCATTGGTGCGATGAAGTTCCTGCTGGAGAACGGCTGTCACCACCTGCAAATCATCGTGACGAGCCGAACCCGAGTCGGCCTGCCGTTGAGTCACATGGGGGTAGCCGATGAACTGGTCGAAATAGACTCCGCTGATTTACGTTTCGACCTCCATGAGTCGTACCAATTCTTGGTCGACCTGTGTGGTCTGACACTCGATGACCGTGAGGTCGCCGAGCTTCGACAATCAACCGACGGATGGGTCGCAGCCCTGCAACTGGCATCTCTGTCACTTCGAAATCTCGAGGACCCGGCCGAGTTGATCAGCCACCTGTCGGGACGACATCGCGCCATTGCCGAATACCTGGCCGAAAACGTGCTGAGCACACTCGAGCCGCGGCTACTCGACTTCATGCTCCGCACCTCGATTGCCGAGCGGATCTGTGCAGACCTGGCAGCAGCGTTGACCGAACGCGAACACTGCCAATCTCTTCTCGAGGAGGTCGAAGAGTGTGACCTGTTTCTTCGTGCGCTCGACGAGGAAAGGGAATGGTTTCGCTATCACCACCTGTTCGCCGATTTCCTCCGCCGCCGCCTCGAATGCGACCATCCCGAGCAAGTTCCCGCGTTACACCGCATAGCGGCGCTGTGGTTCGCCGATCACGCGCTGCTCAGCGAAGCGGTCGACCACTCACTGAAGGCGGGGGATCGAGAACGGGCCGCCGAGTTGATCGAGGCGCACGGAATGGAACTCATCGAGCACTCACAGATGAGCACGCTGCTCGGGTTGATCGCGAAGCTACCAAAGACTCTGGTAGCAGCTCGTTCCCGTCTTCAGATCCTACTCGGATGGGCTCATGTCCTGCTGCACCATCGACCCGAGGCCACCCACGCCTCGTTGGAAACCGTGAAGTCGGCCCTGACGCGTGAAGGGTCGCACTCGACAGACGCCGAAGACCAGATGCTGGAGGCGTCCCTCGTCCAAGCCGTGGGTGACTTGTTTGCCGACCGGGTGGAAGGACTGTTCGAGCGGGCATCGGAGTGCTTGACCAGGCCGGAAACGTTGCGGCCATTCGTCGTAGCCGCCGCTGCCAATGTTGCCTCCTTCGAGGCGCTCTACAGGTTCGATTTCGACTCGACCCGCCGCTGGCAAGAATGGGCCTCGCCCTACCACGAGCGAACCAGCGGTCCGTTCACCGTGTGGTACGGGTATTTTTTCGCTGGCATCGCCGCACACGAGCAACTCGACATCCCAGCTGCCGAGGACTACTTTCGTGAGGCGCTCCGCTTGGCGCGAGAGGCCGGAACCAACTACTCCATCCGACTTGCCGGCGCGGCGCTCGGTGAACTGCTATACGAGCGCGGCGACTTGGACGAGGCCGAACACCTCCTCGACGAAAGTCATCAACTCGGCTCCGAAGGCGGAGTCGTGGACATCATGCTGATCACCTACGGAACCGGGGCACGGATAAAGGCACTCCGCGGCGACATCGACGCAGCCGCACGACGCCTCGACGAGGGAGCCGGGATTTCCGCGACGCTTTCACTCCCGCGCCTGGCAGCTCGGATCGAGAACGAACGAATACGGTGCGGCCTTGTCGATGCCTCCGGCAGTTTCGCCGTGCGAACCCGCAGCGAATCCGCCGATACCGAATCTCTCGCGCAGACGCCGCAACAAGATGGCATCGCCGTGATCACCGAGGAACTTCGAGAAGACTCCTCGATACGTCTGCTGCTTCACGACGGATCCCCGCAGCAGGTCGCTCTCGCGTGTACCCGCGCGGCGGCACACGCGCAGCGAATCCCGCACGAACGGCAGAGAGCGCATCTCCAAGCCCAAATGCTGCTCGCGTCCAGCCTTTTTGCGGCGGGACAAGTCGAGTCGGCCAAGGAAGTCGCTGCACCCGCCGTGCGCAGATCCGCCGAACTTGGACTCAAACAGTTTCTCATCGAGGGCGGACCACAGATGCCCGCACTCGCAAGGAACCTGCTGACGGACAAAGAGCACAACCCATCGGCCTGGCCCCATCTCGACACCGGATTTCTCTCGGAAGTATCCAATCGGCCATCAATCGGAGGACCGCCCATACCTAGCGTCGGCAACGAAATATGTTAGAGGGCGTGGCCTAGGTGGCAAGTTTCTTGAGTCAGGTCAGGGCGGCTGCGAGGTGGAGGAACCCTTGTGCGGCCGCGGCGCTCGTAGCGAATGGTCAGCCGCCCCGTCACAGGGGCGTCCGGGCGCAGCATCTGTGTTACACACCGTCACGTGAAACACAATCGGCTAGCCGCGGTTGGCTTCGGCTGGGCGTTCGCGGCTATTCCGCGACCGGGCCCGCAACGACCTCCGACCGGCGCCGACAGGGCGACCGGCACGCCGCCGCACTGCGCGACGTCTTCAACTGACCGTTAGGTCAGCTCTACCACTGCCTCCAAACTGGCCAAACCTAGGACGAATCGAAGGCGTTTTCCTGGCTCAGCCTCCGTGTGGATCCGGCAACTGCTTGATTTCTACGTTGATCGGAGGAAGCCGGCAAGGAGATTCACTTCTCCGGTGCGTGTATGGATTCAAGACATGTTTGGCTCATCGTCATCAGGACATAGCTGACAGGTCACCGACTGCGGAGACCGTGGCGCGTGCCTTCAACTCAGCCGCTCGAATCCGATTCCGCCGTTGCTGCCCGTATGGCCGTGGGGATCCGACTACGCGCCGTCACAGAGTGCGTGACGGCGCACCATCGTCGACGTTGCCGAGCGGTCCGGGGTCTCCCGGTAAACCGTCACCACATGGCGTAAACGACACGAAGCCGGAGGCCTGTCCGAGATCTCGATGGCCCCATTCGAGCCCGCGACGTATCACGCCCGACGTCGAGGCCGTGATCGTTACTGTGATGGTCGAAGACCACCACTTCCGCGTCCTCGACGGAACAACGGAGCTATCGCTGCATGCCAGAACGACCCACCAAGCCAATCCGCAATTTCAACGCCCACCGACCCGGAAATCGCTAAGCATGTCCTGACTACATTTGGTCAAGCATGTCCCGAGACCACACACGTCACCGGAAGAGCCGTCACCGACGATCACTGCCTGCCACCCGTCTTCGTGGTCCCATTCCGCGGACTGCGGTCGCCAGGTCGGTCTGACTTCTTGTCCCTTCTCGCGAATGATCCGGGGGGGTAATGTCGCCGAACTTGACGGCACCGATCGATGGACCGCTGATAGATCGAGCTGGTCGGCCTGTTCGATCCCATCGCGGGGTGCGGTATCCATTCGATCCGCCGCCGCCGTCGGCGCGGACAACAGTCGGCCGACCTCGGACAACAGAGATGAACAGCGGTGATCTTCAGATCGGTCAACTCCGAAGCTCGCATGCCGGTGGTTACCGCGGTCTGCAGTGTGGTCGCGATCCCCAGGTAGGCCGCGTTGGTGTCGTTTCGGCGGAATGGCCAGGACGCGGCGCATCGTGTCGTCTGTTCCCGATCGCGATTGGGGCGTAGGCGAACAGCGAATGCACCGCCAGTCGGGCACTACGGGTGGGTGGGCGTTGCCGCGGTCCGTTAATTTCTGGAGCCTACGTCGGTGACCCGTCGATGGCCTTACTGCGTTAGCGATGGAAAGTCTCTTGATGCATTCTTGCGTAGTGTCTCCGAGGGCGCCTCGCCGAACTTGTTGCGATAGGCCACAGCAAAGCGTCCGAGGTGCGCGAATCCCCATCGGTACGCACTATCTGACACCGACGTCCACACCGCCGGGTTGCTGAGTTCCGCGCGTACACGCTGAAGGCGGACCTCACGCAAATAGCAGGTCGGGGATACACCGACGTAGCGTTGGAAACCGTACTGCAGCGTTCGGGCGCTGACCCCTGTCGCACGAGAGAGATCGGATATCGACCATGGTTGGTCCGGCTGCTGTTCGAGCAGGTCGATCGCCTGCTTCACGACACGCGGCCGTGCAGGTCCGTGTGTGCTGAGTAGCAGCTCGGAATAGTTGTGCGGTTGGCCGACCAGTAAGCCGGTCATCACTAATTCTTCGACTCGTGCGACCAGCAGCGGCTCGTGACCCGTCTCCGCGTCGCGTTCCATCTCAGCTTGCAGCAGCCTGACACTGTCGACCCAGGTGCGCAGTGACGGGGTGGTCAGATCCATGCTGAAGTCGAAGCACAGCGGCGCCTTGATCTCGCGGCACAGCAAACCTTCGAGCTGCCGTTCCAGCGCGTGGCGCTCGATGCGTACGAAAATCATGCTGTAGTCGGGGCTGAGGGTGATCATCGAGGGGTCTTCCGCCCGATACGCCACGCCGAGGGACGGTATCGACGGAGCGGTCTCGTGCTTGCCCCGCTGAGCTTCTGCTTTTCCGGTGAGCGGCAGCGTGAAAAAATACAGCGCTTCGGTCGTCGGCGCCTCCAGCGTGATACGAGATTCATAGCGCAAGTACGCCAGAGTTGTGTTGCCGAGTTTGGCCGCGTTCATACGGGCATCCGAAGAAACTGCACCCAGGGCCTTGACCTTGTGCGGAACAAGAAGACGCGCGCCGACATCGCGGATCACATCGAGATCACCGGTACGGAACTGAGAGCAATGTGCAAGTGGTTCCCTCAACATGTGGAAAAGTCACCTCTACCTCTGTGGTTCCCCCGGCGCGAGTGCGCGTTGCCATTGACGTTGGGGCAGCCATCCCGCGAGCATGGTGTGACCCGCGTCACGTCAGTATATGTCCTGTGAGAGTTGATCCTTCTTTCTGCCAGTGAATCTTGCTCAAATGCCCATGTCTCTGCAAGTAGAGTTTGCTCGATCTGTAACCGTCGAGGAAAGTAGGTGGGCTCGTGTGGTGACGCTGGTGACGTGCCCTCGCGGACCTGGCCGATTGCCACCAGCCGGGGAGCGTCGATTGCCACCGACCGGGACATCCACACCGTCAACGGCGACTGGGCCCGCAACCCTTCCCGGTGGTGCCCGGCCACGAGATCGTCGGCATCGTCACCGAGGTCGGCGCCGACGTCACCCGCCACAACGTCGGGGACCGCGTCGGCGTCGGCTGTCTGGTCAACTCCTGCGGTCACTGCACCAACTGCCAGGTCCCCACGCCGGCGTCGACCGCGCCGGCACCACCACCCAGGGCGGCTACTCCACTCATGTCGTCGTCGACGCCGACTACGTCCTTTCCGTACCGGAGAGCCTGGACCCGGCCGCCGCAGCTCCCCTGCTGTGCGCCGGCATCACTACGTACGCCCCTCTGCGCCGCTGGGGTGCCGGCCCCGGCAAGAAGGTCGCCATCGTCGGCCTCGGCGGGCTCGGGCACATGGCCGTCAAGATCGCCCACGCCCTCGGCGCCGAGGTCACCGTGCTCTCCCAAACGCTGAAGAAGCAGGAGGACGGCCTGCGCCTCGGCGCCGACGCCTACTACGCCACCTCCGACCCCACCACCTTCGAGCAGCTCACCGGCCGATTCGACCTCATCATCAACACCGTCAGCGCCAGCATCGACCCCCAACGCCTACCTCGGCCTGCTCGCCGTCGACGGCACCCTGGTCAACGTCGGCGCCCCAGCCGAACCGCTCAGCCTGAACGTGATGTCACTGATCGGCGGCCGCCGCAACTTCGCCGGATCGATGATCGGCGGCATCGCACTGACCCAGGGAGATGCTCGACTTCTGCGCCACCCACGGCATCGGATCCGAAGTCGAGGTGATCCCCGCCGACCGGGTCAACGAGGCATACGAGCGGGTCCTCGCCTCGGACGTCCGATACCGGTTCGTCATCGACACCGCTACCCTGAACTGACCGTCCCAGATCGCCCGTTGCACAACGGGTTCCGTCCGGGGTTCGCCACCCGCCACCCCGACACTGCAATAGCGCACGGAGGGAATCAGTTCCGATCTCGCGGCGATCATTCGAGACTGCTGAGCTCATCGAGAACCTGATCCACTGCAGTGGTCGGGATACGCACCTCCTCGACCTTCGACGCCCGGAGGCAAGCGCGTACATAGGCGAGCATGTCCGGTCGCTCACGGGTCTCATTTTGCCCCGAGCGCGGGTCTGCGATCGGAGTTGTGCCCACCAACTGCTACACCTGTTGACGTGCCGGATTCCTGCCGAACCCCGGCGCAGGACGCCTCGGTGGTGACAACGGTGGCCATGCACGAAGCGCCCAGTGCGCCGCCGATCGTGCCCATATTCGCGTTCACGCCGCTCGCGACATCGGTTTGTTCTGGTGGCATCGCTGCGACGACAACATTTCCGTACGACGAGTCAGGTCGTCGCTCTCCGTCTGCGACTTCGAACTCGGCTGACCACGTGAGCCGCTCGAGCTCGCCGCTCCGACGAATCGAAGTACAGGGTGCAGGTTATGCTCGCAATAGTGTTGCTGAGATGGTTAGCGTGACATTGCGACTGCGAACACCGAGCCACGGAATTGAGGTCCGCGGTGGCCGAATACGATCCACTGGCGACGCAGCGTGATCAAAGTCCGGATCTCGCCACGGAGTTGGCCGCGGCGGGGTTCGATGATGCCCGGGAGGTCGGTCGGGGTGGCTTCGGCGTCGTCTACCGCTGCCTGCAGCCATCCCTCGACCGCACCGTCGCAGTGAAGGTTCTCACCGCTGATCTGGATCCGGACAACCTCGAGCGGTTCATTCGTGAGCAACGGGCCATGGGCCGGCTGTCCGGGCATCCGAACATCGCCAACATTCTGCAGGTCGGTGCCACCACCAGCGGGCAACCGTACATTGTGATGCACTACCACCCGTACGGTTCGCTGGCGACACAGATCCACCGCACGGG of the Rhodococcus oxybenzonivorans genome contains:
- a CDS encoding AraC family transcriptional regulator gives rise to the protein MLREPLAHCSQFRTGDLDVIRDVGARLLVPHKVKALGAVSSDARMNAAKLGNTTLAYLRYESRITLEAPTTEALYFFTLPLTGKAEAQRGKHETAPSIPSLGVAYRAEDPSMITLSPDYSMIFVRIERHALERQLEGLLCREIKAPLCFDFSMDLTTPSLRTWVDSVRLLQAEMERDAETGHEPLLVARVEELVMTGLLVGQPHNYSELLLSTHGPARPRVVKQAIDLLEQQPDQPWSISDLSRATGVSARTLQYGFQRYVGVSPTCYLREVRLQRVRAELSNPAVWTSVSDSAYRWGFAHLGRFAVAYRNKFGEAPSETLRKNASRDFPSLTQ